One part of the Desulfotignum phosphitoxidans DSM 13687 genome encodes these proteins:
- a CDS encoding Rdx family protein: MTPKLVAGSNGIYEITAGQTTVFSKRKAKRFPDNQEVIDHLRQLLP, from the coding sequence ATCACTCCGAAACTGGTTGCCGGCAGTAACGGCATTTATGAGATCACGGCCGGTCAAACCACTGTTTTTTCCAAACGCAAGGCCAAACGATTTCCTGACAACCAGGAAGTGATCGATCATTTGCGGCAACTTCTGCCATGA
- a CDS encoding methylenetetrahydrofolate reductase — MSEYVSDSRLERVLKAGHLGVTSECGPPRGSDPEEIKKKGMLIKDYVDAVNVTDNQTAMTRMSSLAACVHLKLLGIEPVLQMVTRDRNRVALQSDILGAASFDISNMLCLSGDHQSFGDCAQGQNVHDLDSMQLVQTVRYMRDEGKFLGGDDIKRPPRLFVGAAANPFADPFEIRVPRLAKKIACGAEFIQTQCIYNIDKFKEWMRRASDRGLTEKVFIMAGMTPMKSVGMAKYMKNKVPGMDVPDEIIQRLAGVEKKHQAQEGIQICVEHIQELKEVPGIAGFHIMAIEWEEKVPEIVEKSGLYPRPEV; from the coding sequence ATGAGCGAATATGTGAGCGACAGCAGACTGGAGCGCGTGTTAAAGGCCGGACACCTGGGTGTGACATCCGAATGCGGGCCGCCCCGGGGCAGTGATCCGGAAGAGATCAAGAAAAAAGGGATGCTGATCAAAGATTATGTGGATGCGGTGAATGTCACGGACAACCAGACCGCCATGACAAGGATGTCCTCTCTGGCCGCCTGTGTTCATTTAAAACTGCTGGGCATTGAACCGGTGCTGCAGATGGTGACAAGAGACAGAAACCGGGTGGCCCTGCAAAGCGATATTCTGGGGGCCGCCTCGTTTGATATTTCCAACATGCTGTGTCTGTCCGGCGATCATCAGAGTTTTGGGGACTGTGCCCAGGGCCAGAATGTGCATGACTTAGATTCCATGCAGCTGGTGCAGACCGTCCGGTATATGCGGGATGAAGGCAAGTTTCTGGGCGGAGACGATATCAAGCGGCCGCCCAGACTTTTTGTGGGAGCGGCGGCCAATCCGTTTGCCGATCCGTTTGAGATCCGGGTGCCCAGGCTGGCCAAGAAAATTGCCTGTGGGGCGGAATTCATCCAGACCCAGTGCATCTACAATATCGATAAATTCAAGGAGTGGATGCGCAGGGCTTCTGACCGGGGATTGACGGAAAAGGTTTTTATCATGGCCGGCATGACGCCCATGAAGTCTGTGGGTATGGCCAAGTACATGAAAAACAAGGTGCCGGGCATGGATGTGCCCGATGAAATTATCCAGCGGCTGGCGGGCGTGGAAAAAAAGCACCAGGCCCAGGAAGGCATCCAGATCTGCGTGGAGCATATCCAGGAACTCAAGGAAGTGCCCGGAATCGCGGGGTTTCACATCATGGCCATTGAATGGGAAGAAAAAGTGCCGGAAATAGTTGAAAAAAGCGGGCTTTATCCAAGGCCTGAAGTATAG
- a CDS encoding methylenetetrahydrofolate reductase C-terminal domain-containing protein produces MIIAEKKPIEEIIREVEAYDRILVLGCNECVTVCEAGGKKEVEVLASVLRMNFMAQDREKTIDERTLERQCDHEYLEEIRDVIDQYDAVISLACGVGVQFAAEKYMTTPVLPGVNTVCLGANEDRGLWTERCQACGSCVLARTGGICPVSRCAKRVLNGPCGGSTNGKCEISKDTDCAWQLIIDRLKALGKMDDYEIVAPVKDWSTDRAGGPRTVTREDVKI; encoded by the coding sequence ATGATAATAGCAGAGAAAAAACCCATTGAAGAGATTATCCGGGAAGTTGAGGCCTATGACCGCATTCTGGTGCTGGGATGCAATGAATGCGTCACGGTCTGTGAGGCCGGGGGTAAAAAAGAGGTGGAGGTCCTGGCATCGGTCCTTCGAATGAATTTCATGGCCCAGGATCGGGAAAAAACCATTGATGAGCGAACCCTGGAGCGTCAGTGCGATCATGAATATTTAGAGGAGATCCGGGATGTGATCGACCAGTATGATGCTGTCATATCTCTGGCCTGCGGCGTGGGGGTTCAGTTTGCTGCGGAAAAATATATGACCACACCGGTGTTGCCGGGTGTCAACACGGTCTGCTTAGGCGCCAATGAGGACCGGGGCCTGTGGACGGAACGGTGCCAGGCCTGCGGGTCGTGTGTGCTGGCCCGCACCGGCGGCATCTGCCCGGTGTCCCGGTGTGCCAAACGGGTGCTCAACGGGCCCTGCGGCGGTTCCACCAACGGCAAGTGTGAAATTTCCAAGGACACGGACTGTGCCTGGCAGCTGATCATCGACCGGCTCAAAGCCCTGGGGAAGATGGATGATTACGAAATAGTCGCCCCTGTGAAAGACTGGTCCACTGACCGGGCCGGCGGACCCAGAACCGTAACCAGGGAGGATGTGAAGATATGA
- a CDS encoding hydrogenase iron-sulfur subunit, with the protein MTKEFEPVILAFCCNYUGYSAADLAGSMRLKIPTNFRIIRVPCTGKVDIIHILRAFEKGADGVYVVGCMEGDCHFNEGNFRARKRVEQAAKVLEKIGVGKDRVRMYNLSSGEGPLFAQYSTEMVNRVKEMGPSPIRLAKQRKTQKADAA; encoded by the coding sequence ATGACAAAAGAATTTGAACCGGTCATTCTGGCGTTCTGCTGTAACTACTGAGGGTATTCCGCTGCGGACCTGGCAGGTTCCATGAGGCTGAAAATACCGACAAATTTCAGAATTATCCGGGTCCCCTGTACCGGAAAGGTTGATATCATCCACATTCTGCGTGCCTTTGAAAAAGGGGCCGACGGGGTGTATGTGGTGGGATGCATGGAGGGGGACTGTCATTTCAACGAGGGCAATTTCAGAGCGAGAAAACGGGTGGAACAGGCTGCCAAAGTTCTGGAAAAAATCGGAGTCGGCAAAGACCGGGTGAGGATGTACAACCTGTCTTCCGGTGAAGGCCCTTTGTTTGCCCAGTATTCCACGGAAATGGTCAATCGTGTCAAGGAAATGGGGCCCAGCCCCATTAGACTGGCAAAACAACGCAAGACCCAAAAGGCCGATGCTGCCTGA
- a CDS encoding YebG family protein: MAVVVKYIVVRNGEEKMTFATKKEADAYDKMLDIADNLFEFLDKSELKLPEDQMEKISLLLAEKKDVVMPILRGINPKKQASAKPKKPAEKSGDAPPAPKPKTAKK, encoded by the coding sequence ATGGCAGTCGTTGTCAAATACATTGTGGTCAGGAACGGAGAGGAAAAAATGACATTTGCGACAAAAAAGGAAGCAGACGCTTATGATAAAATGCTTGATATTGCCGACAATTTGTTTGAATTCCTCGATAAATCAGAACTGAAGCTGCCTGAAGATCAGATGGAAAAAATTTCTTTGCTCCTGGCTGAGAAAAAGGATGTGGTGATGCCGATCCTGAGGGGAATCAACCCCAAAAAACAGGCATCGGCCAAACCGAAAAAACCAGCGGAAAAATCCGGAGATGCGCCCCCGGCCCCGAAACCGAAAACAGCCAAAAAATAG